In the genome of Montipora foliosa isolate CH-2021 chromosome 3, ASM3666993v2, whole genome shotgun sequence, one region contains:
- the LOC137996703 gene encoding anaphase-promoting complex subunit 4-like: MQYRGNPKIKRRQYEYDTAVTTAVNKISVSGNKLIRISKMAGSCGSFRQLEDKPCSAEIINQKWSPKMDLLALVTADGEVWLQRLSWKRVWSISVSETSRALLVSWRPDGKILAIAFNDGKIKLIDIENAECVHQAQVQTVPASLDWTEQQSNDAAELKDTRIFFEKSNLYLPSLSHLPKSTGALFSKEASQEESDDPKKLKSLSKELNVLIVGDICGKIYLFLYGIFLCAVVNTSDSFQKQKHSDCQVISATVSNDLKALSVVVKTVVNSSDLQPVYLMLYETGLVSSRQRELGVISKKVAEVTSLMEYFDNTLQAMSDAWEDILLEMGTKLTEFAAERVTAGSSVSSEFLTLLTRGVTSPELQSFLIHDLTEKGLKKLGNSIENSYTSIQNLAQKHLNCVTQSLLYHITEIHGMSRWTEQFGILGLSEHELQTTVTSLGSIMLKTQELVHVIETSLKSFKAFFQWLYYTILTLSDAEIPDFLKQRSHQDVTLVSNFIQDQLAVNSQGKFTLERVGQYFDSKPLSVKPPFGNNDWTQFVESHPRLRSSPLLIPNNATDSLMTLSIQLRKDVEKAFAAPVSAISRSITCWSYFQLFETSSSTASSVCVSQASIGSPASPVVAFPDDNQLCIVAFKANQHQLYFARVCVNGLSCDNEPVIYSFSDVKFYDEEYLSVLLQEGNLDNDAEEKPSILAQIRFNWIEDKNFCDVTQRKDLCITSISEVQPVNVGPKITHYRKLMGIRAKSLSVSGSRKVSCVLSSSRRHICLFEMDAEDEDIEDDIDNENVTECSEEQ, from the coding sequence ATGCAGTACCGAGGAAATCCGAAGATCAAACGAAGACAATACGAGTATGACACGGCAGTGACCACGGCAGTGAATAAGATCTCGGTCAGCGGTAATAAATTGATTCGAATTTCTAAAATGGCGGGATCGTGTGGTTCATTTAGACAACTCGAAGATAAGCCCTGTTCGGCAGAGATTATTAATCAGAAATGGTCGCCAAAAATGGATTTACTTGCTCTTGTCACTGCCGATGGAGAGGTGTGGCTGCAGAGACTATCGTGGAAGCGAGTGTGGTCGATTTCTGTCTCAGAAACCAGTCGTGCCCTTCTTGTCTCCTGGAGACCGGATGGCAAGATCTTGGCTATCGCGTTTAACGATGGTAAAATCAAACTGATAGACATTGAAAATGCTGAATGCGTTCATCAAGCACAAGTGCAAACGGTTCCTGCTTCCTTGGATTGGACTGAGCAGCAAAGTAACGATGCAGCGGAACTTAAGGATACAAGGATTTTCTTTGAAAAGTCAAATCTATATCTCCCCTCTCTTTCCCACCTCCCCAAATCCACCGGTGCATTATTCTCAAAGGAAGCTTCACAGGAAGAATCAGATGACCCAAAGAAGCTCAAGTCTTTGTCGAAAGAGTTGAACGTGTTGATTGTTGGTGACATCTgtggaaaaatatatttgtttctttatggCATTTTCTTGTGCGCTGTAGTGAATACTTCTGATTCCTTTCAAAAGCAGAAACACTCTGATTGTCAAGTAATAAGTGCCACAGTCTCAAATGATTTGAAGGCACTTTCAGTAGTTGTCAAGACAGTTGTCAACAGTTCAGACCTACAGCCAGTTTATCTCATGTTGTACGAGACAGGTCTTGTATCCTCAAGGCAACGTGAACTTGGAGTTATTTCGAAGAAAGTCGCTGAAGTCACCAGTTTAATGGAATATTTTGATAATACATTGCAGGCCATGTCAGACGCTTGGGAAGACATTCTTCTTGAAATGGGAACCAAGTTGACAGAGTTTGCTGCAGAACGAGTGACCGCAGGATCAAGTGTTAGCAGCGAATTCCTAACCTTGCTCACTCGTGGTGTTACAAGTCCTGAACTGCAGTCCTTCTTGATTCATGATCTTACAGAAAAAGGTCTCAAGAAGCTGGGAAATAGCATTGAGAATTCATACACAAGTATACAAAATCTCGCCCAGAAGCACTTGAACTGTGTTACACAATCTCTTCTATATCATATAACTGAAATTCATGGCATGTCAAGATGGACTGAGCAGTTTGGCATATTGGGGCTTTCAGAGCATGAACTGCAGACAACAGTTACAAGCCTGGGTTCTATTATGTTAAAAACACAAGAGCTTGTCCACGTCATTGAAACAAGCCTCAAGAGCTTTAAAGCCTTCTTTCAATGGCTTTATTACACTATCCTCACCCTTTCTGATGCTGAAATTCCAGACTTTTTGAAACAAAGAAGTCACCAAGATGTGACGCTTGTGTCTAATTTCATCCAAGACCAGCTTGCTGTCAACAGCCAAGGAAAGTTCACCTTGGAGAGAGTTGGTCAGTATTTTGATTCCAAGCCACTTTCAGTGAAACCTCCATTCGGGAACAATGACTGGACACAATTTGTCGAAAGTCACCCAAGACTGAGATCCAGTCCGCTGTTAATTCCAAACAATGCAACCGATTCTCTGATGACTTTGTCGATCCAGTTGCGCAAAGATGTTGAGAAAGCATTTGCTGCACCAGTTAGTGCAATCAGCAGGTCAATCACTTGTTGGAGTTATTTCCAACTCTTTGAGACAAGCAGTAGCACTGCGAGCTCCGTTTGTGTTAGTCAAGCATCAATAGGCTCCCCAGCAAGTCCAGTTGTTGCATTTCCTGATGACAACCAATTGTGTATTGTGGCTTTCAAGGCAAACCAGCATCAGCTCTATTTTGCAAGAGTTTGTGTGAATGGTCTATCGTGTGACAATGAACCAGTGATTTACTCATTCTCAGATGTGAAATTTTATGATGAGGAGTATTTATCAGTATTGCTCCAAGAAGGTAACCTTGACAATGATGCAGAAGAGAAGCCATCGATACTTGCTCAAATTCGTTTCAATTGGATCGAGGACAAGAACTTTTGTGATGTTACCCAAAGGAAGGATTTGTGTATTACTTCAATTTCAGAAGTTCAGCCTGTAAATGTAGGCCCCAAGATTACACATTACCGAAAGCTGATGGGCATAAGAGCAAAGTCATTGAGTGTCAGTGGTTCTCGGAAAGTCTCCTGTGTTTTGTCATCATCAAGGAGACACATCTGTCTTTTTGAAATGGATGCTGAAGACGAGGATATAGAGGATGACATTGACAATGAAAATGTGACAGAGTGCTCTGAAGAACAGTAA